The following are from one region of the Calorimonas adulescens genome:
- the rpsI gene encoding 30S ribosomal protein S9: MAAFYYGTGRRKNAVAKVRLYPGTGSITVNGRNVDDYFRLETLKQIIRQPLELTNSLNRFDIVVDVLGGGISGQAGAIRHGIARALVEAEPGLRPVIKKAGFLTRDPRMKERRKYGLKKARKAPQFSKR; the protein is encoded by the coding sequence ATGGCAGCTTTTTACTATGGTACTGGGAGAAGGAAAAATGCTGTAGCCAAGGTTAGACTTTACCCGGGGACCGGCTCCATTACTGTAAATGGACGTAATGTGGATGACTATTTTCGTCTTGAGACATTGAAACAGATAATCAGGCAACCGTTAGAGCTTACCAATTCATTAAACAGATTTGACATAGTGGTCGATGTACTGGGAGGCGGTATATCTGGCCAGGCTGGTGCTATCAGACACGGCATTGCCAGGGCACTTGTTGAGGCTGAACCCGGTTTAAGGCCTGTCATTAAGAAGGCAGGGTTTCTAACAAGAGATCCAAGGATGAAAGAAAGACGCAAATATGGCTTAAAAAAAGCAAGGAAGGCACCACAGTTTTCAAAGAGATAA
- a CDS encoding FadR/GntR family transcriptional regulator, with protein sequence MGSSPIKNIRLYEVLVDRIKGLIKSEKLRPGDKLPSEREMMDMFGVSRSVIREAFRVLESRGIVDSRPGGGRYLMSEIDRPAGLMPLYNMEYGTIADLLEAREIVEADVVKLACVRAERKDINRLRSIVNDLIYRDNLKLKEYREKDMDLEFHIALAGATHNFMLKEILNIQMQFARNLNIKGYINDKEWLVLCEDHIDILRAVEDKNIDKAHALIKRHIESLKKTILSEDVSSRHRKG encoded by the coding sequence ATGGGGTCGTCTCCTATAAAAAATATCAGGCTTTACGAAGTTTTAGTCGATAGAATTAAAGGTCTAATAAAATCAGAAAAATTAAGACCAGGAGATAAGCTACCATCAGAGAGAGAAATGATGGATATGTTTGGCGTAAGCAGAAGTGTAATAAGGGAAGCATTTCGCGTATTAGAATCCAGGGGTATAGTAGACAGCAGACCAGGGGGCGGCAGATACCTTATGTCAGAGATTGATAGGCCCGCTGGTTTGATGCCTCTATATAATATGGAATACGGTACAATAGCTGACCTTCTGGAAGCTCGTGAAATTGTTGAGGCAGATGTGGTAAAATTAGCCTGTGTAAGGGCAGAAAGAAAAGACATAAACAGACTGAGGAGTATTGTAAATGATCTGATATACAGAGATAATTTAAAGTTAAAGGAATATAGGGAAAAGGATATGGACCTTGAGTTCCATATTGCCCTTGCTGGTGCAACACACAACTTTATGCTGAAGGAAATTTTAAATATACAGATGCAGTTTGCCAGGAATTTAAACATAAAGGGCTATATAAATGATAAAGAATGGCTTGTACTTTGTGAAGATCATATAGATATTTTAAGGGCTGTAGAGGATAAAAATATAGATAAGGCTCATGCCCTTATAAAAAGACACATTGAGTCGCTAAAAAAAACAATACTTTCGGAAGATGTTAGCTCAAGACATAGAAAGGGGTGA
- a CDS encoding sodium-dependent transporter: protein MEKKDTFATRFGFIAAAMGQAIGTGNIWRFPRVATANGGGPFMVAYIVALLVWSVPLLIAEVVIGRRTREGTVGAFRDFMGEKYTWMGGWMVFVCLALGAYYSVTMGWTLKYFTLGLSGALKPGVNTELLWNNFVASPWQGILFHTISVALAAYVVFRGVNKGIEAASKFMIPTLFVLLIVGMIRALTLPGAVGGLNYLFNPDFSQLLNGKVWLEAFTQSAWSTGAGWGFMITYAVYTREREDVACNGFITGFADTSAALIASMTVIPTIFALAPENLNEAIGAGNTGLTFIWLARLFPKMPGGSIIATIFFLAMGFAALTSLYAMYEVGIRNFMDAGWSRNKAAAFVVTLCFLGGLSSAINIKFLNNQDQVWGVGLLVSGLFVSLAMMRYGLEKARLEDINPVSDIKIGKWWNYCIMLFPLMFAIICGWWIYQEFVLYPDTWWNPLETYSPATMFLQWALVIIVFVLFNNTLAKAIKAKNPEFLQKEGK from the coding sequence ATGGAGAAAAAGGATACCTTTGCAACCCGCTTTGGCTTTATTGCTGCAGCAATGGGCCAGGCCATTGGTACGGGGAACATATGGAGATTTCCCAGAGTTGCAACAGCCAATGGTGGAGGACCATTTATGGTGGCGTACATCGTGGCACTGCTGGTATGGTCTGTACCGCTTCTTATTGCTGAGGTGGTTATAGGCAGGCGTACCAGAGAAGGTACAGTAGGTGCTTTTAGAGATTTCATGGGTGAAAAGTACACGTGGATGGGCGGCTGGATGGTATTTGTATGCCTTGCTTTAGGAGCATATTATTCTGTTACCATGGGTTGGACTCTTAAATATTTCACCTTGGGTCTTTCAGGGGCGTTAAAACCAGGGGTAAATACTGAACTGCTGTGGAACAACTTTGTAGCGTCACCATGGCAGGGCATTTTATTTCATACCATATCTGTAGCCCTTGCTGCATATGTGGTATTCAGAGGTGTTAACAAAGGTATAGAGGCAGCATCTAAGTTTATGATACCCACACTCTTTGTGCTTTTAATAGTTGGAATGATTCGTGCGTTGACACTTCCAGGCGCAGTGGGCGGCCTTAATTATCTCTTTAATCCTGATTTCAGTCAGCTTTTAAACGGTAAGGTATGGCTGGAGGCATTTACGCAGTCGGCATGGTCAACCGGTGCTGGATGGGGATTCATGATAACCTATGCTGTGTACACCCGTGAGAGAGAGGATGTTGCATGTAACGGTTTTATTACAGGTTTTGCAGATACATCGGCTGCACTGATTGCATCAATGACGGTAATACCCACTATATTTGCACTGGCGCCCGAAAATTTAAATGAGGCTATTGGCGCAGGAAATACAGGTCTTACCTTTATATGGCTTGCAAGACTATTTCCCAAAATGCCTGGTGGTTCAATAATAGCCACCATCTTTTTCCTGGCGATGGGATTTGCGGCACTTACATCACTATATGCGATGTATGAGGTTGGCATAAGAAACTTCATGGATGCAGGTTGGAGCAGGAATAAGGCAGCGGCGTTTGTGGTAACCTTATGTTTCCTTGGTGGACTTTCATCCGCCATAAATATAAAGTTTTTAAACAACCAGGACCAGGTATGGGGTGTCGGGTTATTGGTAAGTGGCCTCTTTGTTTCACTGGCAATGATGAGATATGGTCTTGAAAAAGCAAGGCTGGAGGACATCAATCCTGTGTCTGACATAAAAATAGGGAAATGGTGGAACTATTGTATAATGCTTTTCCCTCTTATGTTTGCAATCATCTGCGGATGGTGGATATATCAGGAATTCGTCTTGTATCCGGATACATGGTGGAATCCATTGGAGACATACAGCCCTGCTACTATGTTTTTGCAGTGGGCATTGGTTATAATAGTATTTGTGCTGTTTAACAATACACTGGCAAAGGCAATAAAAGCAAAGAACCCTGAATTCCTGCAGAAGGAGGGGAAATAA
- a CDS encoding MetS family NSS transporter small subunit: protein MSTGSLITMIIILGLTFGGMIYFLNIAFTSEDKKGD, encoded by the coding sequence ATGAGCACGGGAAGTTTGATTACAATGATTATAATACTTGGGCTGACTTTTGGAGGGATGATTTATTTCCTCAATATAGCATTTACCAGTGAGGATAAAAAAGGGGATTAA
- a CDS encoding FadR/GntR family transcriptional regulator, whose product MYIKPVKSTKLYEVVIDYIMEMINNGEIKPGEKLYTENEFMKMFKVSKSVLREAFRVLENRGIIETRPGDGRYMRLLTVGVERDRDYYQKYKESAIIDIYECRQIIEVNIVRLAAMRATSDDIDALDKINREMKLMISDTRETDLDMEFHLAISKAAHNIILFESMQNIINTLKDINEKYILPHQECRTLCAEHQDIFEAIASRDENRAVYAMRNHLMHFRDMIGETLT is encoded by the coding sequence ATGTATATTAAGCCAGTGAAGAGTACCAAACTCTATGAAGTGGTCATTGACTACATAATGGAAATGATAAACAATGGCGAGATTAAGCCAGGAGAAAAACTATATACCGAAAATGAATTTATGAAGATGTTTAAGGTAAGCAAGAGTGTATTGCGGGAGGCCTTCAGGGTATTAGAGAACAGGGGGATAATTGAAACCCGCCCTGGTGATGGAAGATATATGCGCTTGTTAACTGTAGGGGTAGAGAGAGATAGGGACTACTATCAAAAATATAAAGAATCTGCCATTATTGATATATATGAATGCAGACAAATAATTGAAGTGAATATTGTAAGATTAGCGGCTATGAGGGCCACATCAGATGATATTGATGCGCTGGATAAAATAAACCGTGAAATGAAATTAATGATATCCGACACCAGAGAAACTGACCTGGATATGGAGTTTCATCTGGCGATCTCCAAGGCTGCACACAACATCATACTTTTTGAGTCGATGCAAAACATTATTAACACATTGAAAGATATAAATGAAAAATATATTTTGCCACATCAGGAATGCAGGACATTGTGTGCTGAACATCAGGACATTTTTGAGGCAATTGCATCAAGAGATGAAAACAGGGCCGTGTATGCAATGCGCAACCATCTTATGCATTTTAGAGATATGATAGGCGAAACGCTAACATAA
- a CDS encoding (2Fe-2S)-binding protein: MRIESHPILEFKRGHALKFIFDGQEMIGYEGETIAAALHANGVKVLSHSIKEGRPRGFYCAIGNCSSCLMKVNGTPNVRVCIEPLRDGMIVETQHGKGVIK, translated from the coding sequence TTGAGGATAGAGAGTCATCCAATTTTAGAGTTCAAAAGAGGCCATGCATTAAAGTTTATATTTGATGGTCAGGAAATGATTGGATATGAGGGTGAGACCATCGCAGCAGCACTGCACGCCAATGGGGTAAAGGTGCTTTCACACAGCATTAAAGAGGGGCGTCCGAGAGGCTTTTACTGTGCTATTGGCAACTGTTCCTCGTGTCTTATGAAGGTAAACGGGACACCTAACGTAAGGGTGTGCATAGAACCTTTAAGGGATGGTATGATAGTCGAGACACAGCATGGCAAGGGGGTTATAAAATGA
- a CDS encoding NAD(P)/FAD-dependent oxidoreductase, translating into MINTDVAVIGGGPAGLSAAIAAADMGAHVTIIDRNHELGGQLLKQTHMFFGSREEYASTRGFDIANILKEELKERSVEVLLNTTAVGYYKDDGVWALEEGEDKFVKLKAKKTIVATGAMERHLLFPNNDLPGIYGAGAVQTLMNQYGVMPGKKVLMVGAGNIGLIVSYQLLQAGVEVSAIIDAAPAIGGYLVHASKVRRQGVPILTSYTVKRAYGNEVLEGATIVKVDEGFRQIPGTEIDMDIDTMCIAVGLNPLVELLWQAGCKMRYIPQLGGHVPVKDEDYETTVKGIYVAGDAAEIEEATSAMVEGRLAGLNAAHAIGFDNGNYAREKDNALKRLNALRSGPVGAKIRNGLLKLAEEAV; encoded by the coding sequence ATGATTAATACGGATGTTGCTGTTATAGGGGGAGGGCCTGCTGGACTTTCAGCTGCCATAGCAGCAGCTGATATGGGAGCCCACGTAACTATCATAGACAGGAATCACGAACTTGGGGGTCAGCTTTTAAAGCAGACCCATATGTTTTTTGGCTCTCGAGAGGAATATGCGTCTACCAGGGGCTTTGACATTGCAAATATATTAAAAGAAGAACTTAAAGAAAGAAGTGTAGAGGTGCTTTTAAACACTACTGCAGTTGGATATTACAAAGATGACGGTGTCTGGGCTCTGGAAGAAGGTGAGGATAAGTTTGTAAAACTGAAGGCTAAAAAGACCATTGTTGCTACAGGGGCAATGGAAAGGCATCTATTGTTTCCAAATAATGACTTACCGGGGATATATGGTGCCGGTGCCGTGCAGACTTTGATGAATCAATATGGTGTGATGCCCGGCAAAAAGGTCTTGATGGTTGGGGCTGGAAATATCGGACTTATTGTCAGTTATCAGCTTTTACAGGCAGGTGTTGAGGTTTCTGCAATAATTGACGCCGCACCTGCAATAGGTGGTTATCTTGTCCATGCGTCAAAGGTAAGGAGACAGGGGGTGCCGATACTAACATCCTATACAGTGAAGAGGGCTTACGGAAATGAAGTGCTTGAAGGAGCGACAATAGTTAAAGTAGATGAAGGGTTTAGACAAATACCGGGTACTGAGATAGATATGGATATTGACACTATGTGCATAGCGGTTGGCCTAAACCCGTTGGTAGAATTGCTATGGCAGGCGGGCTGCAAAATGAGGTACATACCTCAACTCGGTGGGCATGTCCCGGTCAAGGATGAAGATTATGAGACAACTGTAAAGGGGATATACGTAGCCGGCGATGCAGCAGAGATAGAGGAGGCTACATCGGCAATGGTAGAGGGAAGGTTAGCCGGTCTTAATGCTGCTCATGCTATAGGGTTTGATAACGGAAATTACGCCAGAGAAAAGGACAATGCCTTGAAGAGATTGAACGCCCTCAGGTCAGGCCCGGTTGGAGCAAAAATTAGAAATGGTTTATTAAAACTTGCTGAGGAGGCCGTTTGA
- a CDS encoding 4Fe-4S binding protein — protein MVSQRLLREGVADETDLKEIIPPDYALDKGPVAVAECFQEIPCNPCSTYCRRGAIVLENINDRPIIDYDRCNGCTLCVSKCPGLAIFVINKNFSEDEATVTLPYEFLPLPKKGDVVITLDRYGSPVGKGKVVRVQNTRYNDKTPLITVTVPKDMIMNVRNIKVEA, from the coding sequence ATGGTGTCACAAAGACTTTTGAGGGAAGGAGTAGCAGATGAGACCGATTTAAAAGAGATTATCCCACCTGACTACGCATTAGATAAGGGGCCTGTGGCTGTAGCAGAGTGCTTTCAGGAGATTCCATGTAATCCATGTTCAACTTATTGCAGGAGAGGGGCTATAGTACTTGAAAACATCAATGACAGACCGATAATTGACTATGATAGATGCAATGGTTGCACCCTTTGTGTAAGCAAATGCCCGGGCCTTGCCATTTTTGTGATAAACAAAAATTTTTCAGAAGATGAGGCTACTGTAACGCTTCCATATGAGTTTTTGCCGCTGCCCAAAAAGGGCGACGTGGTTATAACCCTTGACAGATACGGCAGTCCAGTGGGGAAAGGCAAGGTGGTCAGGGTCCAGAACACCAGATATAACGATAAGACCCCTCTCATAACTGTGACAGTACCTAAGGATATGATAATGAATGTAAGGAATATAAAGGTGGAGGCGTAA
- a CDS encoding (2Fe-2S)-binding protein: MEGKTIVCRCEDITLEEIEELIDLGYDDLEEIKRLTRCSMGPCQGRTCRNLLAQVVASKTGKSIDELHIPTYRPPAKNIKMTALAGGDEDEE; this comes from the coding sequence ATGGAGGGAAAGACCATAGTATGCAGATGTGAGGATATAACCCTGGAAGAGATAGAAGAACTCATCGACCTTGGTTATGACGATCTGGAGGAAATAAAGAGGCTTACCAGATGTTCTATGGGGCCATGTCAGGGCAGGACCTGCAGGAATCTCTTGGCTCAAGTAGTAGCATCTAAGACAGGTAAGAGCATAGATGAGCTCCATATACCGACATACAGGCCGCCGGCTAAGAACATAAAGATGACTGCCCTTGCTGGGGGTGATGAGGATGAAGAATAG
- a CDS encoding NAD(P)/FAD-dependent oxidoreductase — protein MKNSAEIVIIGGGISGLATAYNLAARGMKDIIVVERGYIASGSTGRCGAGIRQQWGTEMNCRLSKASCEILENLEEILDYKRSIEFKQGGYLLFATTEKEVEQFKKNVALQNSLGINSKILSIEEALEIVPDMNTEGVMSFAFHQKDGHANPFQTTFAYAEAAKRLGVEIYTYTTVRGIEVKNDRIESVITDKGEIKTHRVLNAAGGFAKDIGRMVGVELPLKPERHEILVTEPVETILGPMLMSFSWNFYIQQEPNGTFIMGYGEQDNPESQGVNSSWHFAQEMARKAIRIYPPLSKVRVVRQWAGLYTMTPDSQPIYGSVPGLDGFYIAAGFSGHGFMFGPITGVLMAEYILGEEPEIPIDMLDAGRFERGELIYEPSVV, from the coding sequence ATGAAGAATAGTGCTGAGATAGTTATTATAGGAGGTGGGATATCAGGCCTGGCCACGGCATACAATTTAGCTGCCAGAGGCATGAAGGACATAATTGTGGTGGAAAGAGGATATATAGCCAGCGGTTCTACTGGACGATGCGGAGCGGGGATAAGACAGCAATGGGGAACGGAGATGAACTGCCGACTCTCCAAGGCAAGCTGTGAGATACTGGAGAACTTAGAGGAAATTTTAGACTATAAAAGAAGTATAGAATTCAAACAGGGTGGATACCTGCTTTTTGCGACGACTGAAAAGGAGGTAGAACAGTTTAAAAAGAATGTTGCATTGCAAAACAGCCTTGGTATAAACTCTAAAATACTTTCTATTGAAGAAGCGCTGGAGATTGTGCCCGATATGAATACTGAGGGAGTAATGTCGTTCGCATTTCATCAAAAGGATGGTCATGCCAACCCATTTCAAACCACTTTTGCATATGCAGAGGCAGCAAAGAGACTTGGTGTTGAAATATATACCTATACAACAGTGAGGGGTATAGAGGTAAAAAATGATAGAATAGAATCAGTTATCACAGATAAGGGTGAAATCAAAACCCATAGGGTGTTAAACGCCGCAGGTGGCTTTGCTAAGGATATAGGGCGAATGGTAGGGGTGGAGCTTCCATTAAAGCCCGAAAGGCATGAAATTCTGGTGACGGAACCAGTGGAGACAATCCTGGGCCCAATGCTTATGTCCTTTTCATGGAATTTCTATATACAGCAGGAACCCAACGGGACATTCATAATGGGCTATGGCGAACAGGATAACCCTGAAAGTCAGGGCGTGAACTCATCATGGCACTTTGCTCAGGAAATGGCCAGAAAAGCTATCCGCATATACCCACCGCTTTCAAAGGTAAGGGTAGTCAGGCAGTGGGCAGGCCTATATACGATGACGCCTGACTCTCAGCCCATATACGGCAGTGTCCCGGGCTTGGATGGATTTTATATAGCGGCGGGTTTCAGTGGCCATGGCTTTATGTTTGGACCAATAACAGGTGTACTGATGGCGGAATATATACTGGGCGAAGAGCCTGAAATACCTATAGACATGCTGGATGCAGGAAGGTTTGAAAGGGGAGAGCTTATCTATGAGCCCTCTGTTGTATAA
- a CDS encoding magnesium transporter CorA family protein, producing the protein MQYITKDLIYQDYIDKTLDTVDVLWVMSSVEEFLSKKLDEKINLTEKIVELINADRPKIKLHRINDDYFFVMPYFTRHHSGYLVEYIYYIYREDGYIVTLYKEKPEFFKGIEHDIKNKKIGKLNVNKLLFYILEECCENYYSLSDWFMSELEKLESKIYDVYSISYLRNLLNFKNMVYRYAHIVNLSKYVVDDLNEIDMLAESKDSLSMVLNEKYRDASERLRFVLESANNVIESYVSIMDLKANEQMRFLTIVATLLMPLTVISGIYGMNFNNMPELRWRYGYFITLAVMAIITIIQIIYFKRKKWL; encoded by the coding sequence ATGCAATATATCACTAAAGATCTTATTTATCAAGACTATATTGATAAAACATTGGATACAGTAGATGTGCTATGGGTAATGTCCAGTGTTGAGGAGTTTTTGTCAAAAAAGCTCGATGAAAAGATTAATTTAACAGAAAAAATAGTAGAACTGATAAATGCTGACCGACCAAAGATTAAGTTACATAGAATAAATGACGATTATTTTTTTGTAATGCCTTATTTTACACGACATCATTCAGGTTATTTAGTAGAATACATTTACTATATCTATAGAGAAGACGGTTATATTGTAACCCTGTATAAGGAAAAACCTGAGTTTTTTAAAGGCATAGAACACGATATAAAAAACAAAAAGATAGGAAAATTGAATGTGAACAAGCTATTGTTCTACATATTGGAAGAATGTTGTGAGAATTACTACAGCCTCAGCGACTGGTTTATGTCTGAACTTGAAAAGCTGGAAAGTAAAATCTACGATGTATATTCTATATCATATCTGCGCAACTTATTAAACTTTAAAAATATGGTATACAGATATGCTCATATAGTAAACCTGAGCAAGTATGTGGTCGACGACCTGAATGAAATTGATATGCTTGCAGAGAGTAAAGATTCTCTATCGATGGTATTAAATGAAAAATACAGGGATGCTTCTGAAAGGCTGCGATTTGTGCTGGAGTCCGCTAATAATGTCATTGAATCCTACGTGTCCATAATGGATCTTAAAGCTAACGAACAGATGCGGTTTTTGACTATAGTAGCCACACTTCTTATGCCTCTTACGGTGATAAGTGGAATATATGGGATGAATTTTAACAATATGCCAGAACTGAGGTGGAGGTACGGTTATTTTATTACTCTCGCCGTTATGGCTATTATCACTATTATACAGATTATATATTTTAAACGAAAAAAATGGCTATAA
- a CDS encoding YhdT family protein — translation MEKKTFKEDPRYRQTNKETLSMVILLIANIIWWYVFAYGLGSRPPEEYTYIMGFPAWFFWSCIVSFVLFSILVWIVVSVVFKDIPLDSFEDEKKGGKGK, via the coding sequence GTGGAGAAGAAAACTTTTAAAGAAGACCCGAGATATAGACAGACCAATAAAGAGACACTCTCTATGGTAATCCTGCTCATTGCAAACATCATATGGTGGTATGTGTTTGCATATGGTTTAGGGTCCAGACCCCCGGAAGAATATACCTATATAATGGGTTTTCCGGCATGGTTTTTTTGGAGCTGCATAGTGAGCTTTGTGCTTTTCAGTATACTTGTCTGGATAGTGGTCTCAGTGGTTTTCAAAGACATACCCTTAGATTCTTTTGAAGATGAGAAGAAGGGGGGAAAGGGGAAATGA
- the panF gene encoding sodium/pantothenate symporter — protein sequence MNLSSSYLIQLWIPLGLYLLIMLYIGFYSNRVVSTVSKRNFLGEYFLGNRNFGGYVLAMTLVATYVSASSFLGGPGTAYSQGLGWVLLAMTQLPTAYITLGILGKRFAIVSRKVNAVTIIDVIRERYDNNPLVVWIASMGAIIFLIVAVVGQFVGGAKLFQTITGLPYIWGLILFGSIVLIYTTVGGFRAVVLTDAVQGTIMVFGTVVILIATIMAGGGISNIMHTLKTINPDLLTPYGVDNFIAVPWISSYWVLVCIGILGLPQNAIRAMAYKDSKSMHRAIIIGTVVSGVLMLGLHLTGVMARAIVTEIPQGLTTDNVMPLLAMRLFPAWFAGIFLAAPLAAIMSTVDSQLILISSTIVKDLYLNYINPKVNDDQRKLTSTSMIITALLGLIAILASIKPPSLIIWINLYAFGGLEATFFWMLILGLYWKRANAAGAIASMITGIVSFIVISRVWPRPFGTHPIVLTLILGLIAFLIATYATKPPKEETIEKFWGV from the coding sequence ATGAACCTTAGCAGCTCCTATCTGATCCAGCTCTGGATACCATTGGGTTTGTATCTTTTAATCATGCTCTATATCGGTTTTTACAGCAATAGAGTGGTAAGCACTGTAAGCAAAAGGAACTTTTTGGGAGAATATTTCCTGGGCAATAGGAACTTTGGTGGATATGTCCTGGCCATGACTCTGGTTGCAACGTATGTCAGTGCATCCAGTTTTTTAGGTGGGCCAGGCACTGCCTACAGTCAAGGATTGGGTTGGGTCCTTCTTGCAATGACACAACTTCCAACAGCATATATTACCCTCGGTATACTTGGCAAAAGGTTTGCCATTGTATCAAGGAAAGTAAATGCAGTAACAATTATTGATGTAATACGTGAGAGGTATGATAACAATCCACTGGTGGTCTGGATTGCCTCGATGGGGGCAATTATATTTTTAATAGTTGCAGTTGTTGGGCAGTTTGTAGGAGGAGCAAAATTATTTCAGACCATTACAGGCCTACCGTATATATGGGGACTCATACTGTTTGGCAGCATTGTTCTGATTTATACAACAGTTGGTGGGTTCAGGGCAGTGGTCCTGACTGACGCTGTACAGGGGACAATTATGGTCTTTGGTACGGTAGTTATATTAATTGCCACTATAATGGCAGGTGGGGGCATTTCAAATATAATGCACACCTTAAAGACTATTAACCCGGACCTCTTGACACCATATGGAGTTGATAACTTTATCGCTGTGCCGTGGATTTCATCTTACTGGGTGCTTGTCTGCATAGGGATACTCGGGCTCCCACAGAATGCTATAAGGGCCATGGCATATAAAGATTCTAAGTCCATGCATAGAGCAATTATAATTGGTACCGTAGTATCGGGTGTATTAATGCTTGGCCTTCATCTAACCGGCGTGATGGCAAGGGCGATTGTCACTGAGATACCACAAGGGCTTACCACGGACAATGTTATGCCATTACTTGCCATGAGGTTATTTCCTGCTTGGTTTGCTGGCATATTTTTGGCTGCCCCGTTGGCAGCTATAATGTCTACTGTGGACTCACAGCTTATACTTATATCCAGCACTATAGTTAAAGACCTTTATCTAAATTATATAAATCCTAAAGTAAATGATGACCAGAGAAAACTTACCAGTACCAGCATGATAATAACTGCTCTACTGGGGCTTATTGCAATTTTGGCATCTATAAAGCCACCATCACTTATCATATGGATAAACCTGTATGCTTTTGGTGGCCTTGAGGCTACATTTTTCTGGATGCTTATACTTGGTCTTTACTGGAAAAGAGCTAATGCAGCTGGTGCTATAGCATCTATGATTACTGGCATAGTGAGTTTTATCGTTATTAGCAGGGTATGGCCGAGGCCATTTGGCACACATCCAATAGTTTTAACCTTGATTTTAGGCCTAATAGCTTTTTTAATTGCTACCTATGCTACAAAACCGCCAAAAGAGGAAACTATAGAGAAGTTTTGGGGTGTGTAA
- a CDS encoding heterodisulfide reductase subunit A-like protein yields MSKKGLLLCVCQGTCPSFQEMNVFEVLNSLRRENIFEWVGLHPQLCADDGDKYLRDMLRGCEIDELYVAGCDPTMQRKMYRDAFEDAGFARDKHIGVEIRNMNTQQAVDAIKKAVSEREHA; encoded by the coding sequence ATGAGTAAAAAAGGACTGTTGTTATGTGTCTGTCAGGGCACATGTCCGTCGTTTCAGGAGATGAATGTGTTTGAAGTATTAAATTCACTGAGAAGGGAAAATATATTTGAGTGGGTAGGTCTTCACCCGCAACTATGTGCTGACGATGGCGATAAATATTTAAGGGATATGCTGCGAGGGTGTGAAATCGATGAATTATACGTCGCCGGTTGCGACCCCACAATGCAGAGAAAGATGTACAGAGACGCCTTCGAAGATGCGGGATTTGCAAGAGACAAACATATAGGCGTGGAGATAAGAAACATGAATACACAGCAAGCTGTTGATGCGATAAAGAAAGCCGTCTCAGAAAGAGAACATGCTTAA
- a CDS encoding 4Fe-4S dicluster domain-containing protein: protein MAKNWYPIISKDKCIQDHECVNFCPHDVYTIDDEGYPKVVNPDNCVEFCKGCSKICPSEAITYFGNRR from the coding sequence TTGGCAAAGAACTGGTATCCAATCATAAGTAAGGATAAGTGCATTCAGGATCATGAATGTGTTAACTTTTGTCCACACGATGTCTATACCATTGACGATGAGGGATATCCTAAAGTGGTTAATCCCGACAACTGTGTAGAGTTTTGTAAAGGATGTTCAAAAATTTGCCCCAGTGAGGCAATAACATATTTTGGAAATAGGAGGTAA
- a CDS encoding NifB/NifX family molybdenum-iron cluster-binding protein has protein sequence MKIAFASKNHLGLNSEVGTSISGSEYFTVADIEDKELKKVQNIENIFYGHQNIDDNEFIKFIQSLKIDKLVLFKIDDPAVKEKLSKNNISVIEGANGRIADVLNSFD, from the coding sequence GTGAAAATAGCTTTCGCTTCAAAAAATCATCTGGGTTTAAACAGTGAGGTGGGTACAAGCATATCCGGATCAGAATACTTTACTGTTGCTGATATAGAAGATAAGGAGCTAAAAAAAGTGCAAAATATCGAAAATATCTTCTATGGACATCAAAATATTGACGACAATGAATTTATTAAATTTATTCAATCTTTAAAAATTGATAAACTAGTCCTATTTAAAATTGATGATCCCGCTGTAAAAGAAAAGTTAAGTAAAAATAATATTAGTGTTATAGAAGGGGCAAACGGCAGAATAGCCGATGTATTGAATTCATTTGATTAA